A portion of the Streptomyces erythrochromogenes genome contains these proteins:
- a CDS encoding SDR family oxidoreductase: protein MNEPRYTAGHHLLQDRTAVITAAAGAGIGGATARRFLEEGARIVIGDAHARRLKETEDALTAEFGAGRVASLPCDVTDEDQVRALFAFAEQTHGRLDVVVNNAGLGGTAALVDMSDEQWTRVLDVTLNGTFRCTRAALRSFKASGAGGVVVNNASVVGWRAQTGQAHYAAAKAGVMALTRCAALEAAEFGVRVNAVAPSLAMHPHLVKVTSEEVLAELTAREAFGRYAEPWEVANVIVFLASGYSSYMTGETVSVSSQHP from the coding sequence ATGAACGAGCCCCGGTACACCGCCGGCCACCACCTGCTGCAGGACCGCACCGCCGTCATCACCGCCGCCGCGGGGGCCGGGATCGGCGGGGCCACCGCCCGACGCTTCCTGGAGGAGGGCGCCCGCATCGTCATCGGCGACGCCCACGCCCGCCGGCTCAAGGAGACCGAGGACGCGCTCACGGCCGAGTTCGGAGCCGGCCGCGTCGCCTCCCTGCCCTGCGACGTCACCGACGAGGACCAGGTCCGCGCCCTGTTCGCGTTCGCCGAGCAGACCCACGGCCGGCTCGACGTCGTCGTCAACAACGCCGGGCTCGGCGGCACCGCGGCCCTCGTCGACATGAGCGACGAACAGTGGACCCGCGTCCTTGACGTCACCCTGAACGGCACCTTCCGCTGCACCCGCGCCGCACTGCGCTCCTTCAAGGCCTCCGGCGCGGGCGGAGTCGTCGTCAACAACGCCTCCGTCGTCGGCTGGCGCGCCCAGACCGGCCAGGCCCACTACGCCGCGGCCAAGGCCGGGGTCATGGCGCTCACCCGCTGCGCGGCCCTGGAGGCCGCGGAGTTCGGCGTACGCGTCAACGCCGTCGCCCCCAGCCTGGCCATGCACCCGCACCTGGTGAAGGTCACCAGCGAGGAGGTCCTCGCCGAACTCACCGCCCGCGAGGCCTTCGGCCGGTACGCCGAGCCCTGGGAGGTCGCCAACGTCATCGTCTTCCTGGCCAGCGGCTATTCGTCGTACATGACGGGCGAGACGGTGTCCGTCAGCAGCCAGCACCCGTAG
- a CDS encoding glucose 1-dehydrogenase, protein MGRTGLDGKVVVITGAGRGQGAAGARLFVEAGARVVVTDVREDEGRAVAAELGGDGLYVRHDVADPASWAAVVTESVRAFGTVSALVNNAAVWRTAHVEEQRLDDFEALLRVNLLGPFLGIQAVAPVLRAAGGGSVVNVSSTAGLVGIPGHAAYGSTKFGLRGLTRSAALDLAGDRIRVNSVHPGAIDTPMVAGAVEGRDFSHLPLGRIGRPEEVAELVLFLCSDASSYVTGAEFTVDGGMTTA, encoded by the coding sequence ATGGGGCGCACCGGGCTCGACGGGAAGGTCGTCGTCATAACCGGCGCCGGGCGTGGCCAGGGGGCCGCCGGGGCTCGGCTCTTCGTGGAGGCCGGGGCGCGGGTCGTGGTCACCGACGTACGGGAGGACGAGGGCCGGGCCGTGGCCGCCGAGCTGGGCGGTGACGGGCTGTACGTACGCCACGACGTCGCCGACCCGGCGAGCTGGGCGGCGGTGGTCACTGAGTCGGTACGCGCCTTCGGCACGGTATCGGCGCTGGTCAACAATGCCGCCGTGTGGCGCACCGCGCACGTGGAGGAGCAGCGGCTCGACGACTTCGAGGCACTCCTGCGGGTCAACCTGCTGGGGCCGTTCCTCGGCATCCAGGCGGTGGCGCCGGTGCTGCGGGCGGCCGGGGGCGGCTCGGTCGTCAACGTCTCCTCCACCGCCGGGCTGGTCGGGATACCCGGCCACGCGGCCTACGGCTCGACCAAGTTCGGGCTGCGCGGACTGACCCGGTCGGCGGCGCTCGACCTGGCCGGGGACCGGATCCGGGTGAACTCGGTGCACCCGGGGGCCATCGACACCCCGATGGTGGCCGGCGCCGTCGAAGGCCGGGACTTCTCGCACCTGCCCCTGGGGCGGATCGGTCGGCCGGAGGAGGTCGCCGAGCTCGTCCTCTTCCTCTGCTCGGACGCGTCCTCGTACGTGACGGGCGCCGAGTTCACGGTCGACGGCGGGATGACGACCGCCTGA
- a CDS encoding acyl-CoA dehydrogenase family protein — MRFLPTDEQSDFARTLRSLLGSAQVPAAVRAWADGEHGPGLALRSRLAGTGLFALAAPESYEGAGLLPLELALGFVELGRAGVPGPVVESAAVSVLLSELGDEALAKRFLPGLVAGEAWATLTLPGGSPYALDADAAAHCFTVSAAGELRLATPASGEVLRSTDPARRLARPSATGGELLAAGPAVARAAGAAGRWARLLTAAQCLGVGEALLERTVGYVKQRTQFGAPIGSFQAVKHRLADTLLALEFARPLVWAAALSLAPGDVAAAKLRCGGAAYRAAMTALQLHGAVGYTEELDLSLWLRKARPLRDAWGTPSECRAEVLRSVTRG, encoded by the coding sequence ATGCGTTTCCTGCCGACCGACGAGCAGTCGGACTTCGCCCGTACGCTGCGCTCCCTGCTGGGCTCGGCGCAGGTCCCGGCGGCGGTACGGGCCTGGGCGGACGGCGAGCACGGGCCGGGGCTGGCCCTGCGCTCCCGGCTCGCGGGGACGGGCCTGTTCGCGCTGGCCGCACCCGAGTCGTACGAGGGGGCCGGCCTGCTCCCGCTGGAGCTGGCGCTGGGCTTCGTGGAACTGGGCCGGGCGGGGGTGCCGGGACCGGTGGTGGAGAGCGCGGCGGTGTCGGTGCTGCTGTCGGAGCTGGGGGACGAGGCCCTCGCCAAGCGGTTCCTGCCGGGCCTGGTCGCGGGCGAGGCCTGGGCCACGCTGACGCTGCCGGGCGGGAGTCCGTACGCCCTGGACGCGGACGCGGCGGCGCACTGCTTCACCGTGTCGGCGGCGGGCGAACTGCGGCTGGCCACCCCGGCATCCGGGGAAGTCCTGCGGTCGACGGACCCCGCGCGGCGGCTGGCGCGCCCCTCGGCGACCGGGGGCGAACTCCTCGCGGCGGGCCCGGCGGTGGCGCGCGCGGCCGGGGCGGCGGGGCGCTGGGCCCGGCTGCTGACAGCGGCCCAGTGCCTGGGCGTGGGCGAGGCCCTGCTGGAGCGGACGGTCGGATACGTGAAGCAGCGCACCCAGTTCGGGGCGCCGATCGGCTCCTTCCAGGCGGTCAAGCACCGGCTGGCGGACACCCTCCTGGCCCTGGAGTTCGCGCGTCCGCTGGTGTGGGCGGCTGCGCTGTCCCTGGCCCCGGGCGACGTGGCGGCGGCGAAGCTGCGGTGCGGCGGGGCGGCGTACCGCGCGGCCATGACGGCGCTCCAGCTCCACGGTGCGGTCGGCTACACCGAGGAGCTGGACCTGTCCCTGTGGCTGCGCAAGGCACGCCCGCTGCGGGACGCCTGGGGCACCCCGTCGGAGTGCCGGGCGGAAGTCCTGCGGTCTGTCACACGCGGGTGA
- a CDS encoding acyl-CoA dehydrogenase family protein translates to MDLTQTAEVEAFRAEARAWLADHVPASPLPSLETREGFAAHREWEARLHADRWAVVSWPEEYGGRGVDLVKWLVFEEEYWAAGAPGRVSQNGISLLAPTLFDHATAEQRARVLPPMASGEVVWAQAWSEPESGSDLASLTSRAVRTEGGWLLSGQKTWSSRAAFADRAFGIFRTDPDTPKPHQGLTYLMFDLRASGVTVRPIGRLDGKPAFAELFLDEVFVPDEDVIGEPGQGWRIAMSTTGNERGLTLRSPGRFLAAADRLAALWRAQGDPADTALADRVADAVVGARAYELFTWAGASRFAAGGAVGAESSLNKVFWSEYDIALHETALDLLGADAELADGEWAEPWVFSLAGPIYAGTNEIQRDIIAERLLGLPKGRR, encoded by the coding sequence ATGGACCTGACCCAGACGGCGGAGGTGGAGGCCTTCCGGGCCGAAGCGCGCGCCTGGCTGGCCGACCACGTACCCGCCTCCCCCCTGCCCTCGCTGGAGACGCGGGAGGGCTTCGCCGCGCACCGGGAGTGGGAGGCCCGGCTGCACGCGGACCGCTGGGCGGTGGTGTCCTGGCCCGAGGAGTACGGCGGCCGCGGCGTCGACCTCGTGAAGTGGCTGGTCTTCGAGGAGGAGTACTGGGCGGCGGGCGCGCCCGGCCGGGTCTCGCAGAACGGCATCAGCCTCCTCGCGCCGACGCTCTTCGACCACGCGACGGCGGAGCAGCGGGCGCGCGTGCTGCCGCCGATGGCGAGCGGCGAGGTCGTCTGGGCGCAGGCCTGGTCGGAGCCGGAGTCGGGCTCCGACCTGGCCTCGCTCACGTCGCGCGCGGTCCGCACGGAGGGCGGCTGGCTGCTGTCCGGGCAGAAGACCTGGTCCTCGCGGGCCGCCTTCGCCGACCGGGCCTTCGGCATCTTCCGCACCGACCCGGACACCCCGAAACCGCACCAGGGGCTGACGTACCTGATGTTCGACCTGCGGGCGTCCGGGGTCACGGTGCGGCCCATCGGCCGCCTCGACGGCAAGCCGGCGTTCGCGGAGCTCTTCCTGGACGAGGTCTTCGTACCGGACGAGGACGTGATCGGGGAGCCCGGGCAGGGCTGGCGGATCGCGATGTCGACCACCGGCAACGAGCGCGGCCTGACCCTGCGCTCCCCCGGCCGGTTCCTGGCGGCGGCGGACCGGCTGGCCGCCCTGTGGCGCGCGCAGGGGGACCCGGCCGACACGGCACTGGCCGACCGGGTGGCCGACGCGGTGGTCGGGGCGCGCGCCTACGAGCTGTTCACCTGGGCCGGCGCTTCCCGCTTCGCCGCGGGCGGGGCCGTCGGCGCCGAGTCCAGCCTGAACAAGGTGTTCTGGTCGGAGTACGACATCGCGCTGCACGAGACGGCGCTGGACCTGCTGGGTGCGGACGCCGAACTCGCGGACGGCGAGTGGGCCGAGCCGTGGGTCTTCTCGCTGGCCGGGCCGATCTACGCGGGGACGAACGAGATCCAGCGCGACATCATCGCCGAGCGGCTGCTCGGCCTGCCGAAGGGCCGCCGCTGA
- a CDS encoding class I SAM-dependent methyltransferase — protein sequence MTTRARSFDAAAASYAAHRPGYPPALLDAVEELAGRPLAGARVADVGAGTGIATALLHGRGAEVVAVEPGDGMAAQLRRAHPGIPVVRGDGDRLPLATGAFDLLTYAQAWHWTDPARSVPEARRVLRPGGALAIWWNDADLTVPWIAEQEARLAEFFGAAKGKGFRTLPRGLGGFTSRSVRWSRRIPLDAHLANLASHSAFLMLGEPGTRDYFAAERELLAPLFPDGTVEESYVVSLHVTRV from the coding sequence ATGACGACACGCGCCCGTTCCTTCGATGCCGCAGCGGCTTCCTACGCCGCCCACCGGCCCGGCTACCCGCCGGCCCTCCTCGACGCCGTCGAGGAGCTCGCCGGGCGCCCGCTCGCCGGGGCGCGCGTGGCCGACGTGGGGGCGGGTACCGGTATCGCCACCGCCCTGCTGCACGGGCGCGGCGCCGAGGTCGTCGCCGTGGAGCCCGGGGACGGGATGGCCGCGCAGCTGCGCCGGGCGCACCCCGGGATCCCGGTCGTGCGCGGCGACGGGGACCGGCTGCCGCTGGCCACCGGCGCGTTCGACCTCCTCACCTACGCCCAGGCCTGGCACTGGACCGACCCGGCCCGCTCCGTCCCCGAGGCCCGCCGCGTGCTGCGCCCCGGCGGCGCGCTCGCCATCTGGTGGAACGACGCGGACCTCACCGTGCCCTGGATCGCCGAGCAGGAGGCGCGGCTGGCGGAGTTCTTCGGCGCGGCCAAGGGGAAGGGCTTCCGTACGCTGCCCCGCGGGCTCGGCGGGTTCACCAGCCGGTCCGTGCGCTGGTCCCGGCGCATCCCGCTGGACGCGCACCTCGCCAACCTCGCCAGCCACTCCGCCTTCCTGATGCTGGGCGAGCCCGGCACCCGCGACTACTTCGCCGCCGAACGTGAGCTGCTGGCCCCGCTCTTCCCCGACGGCACGGTCGAGGAGAGCTACGTCGTCAGCCTCCACGTCACCCGCGTGTGA
- a CDS encoding TetR/AcrR family transcriptional regulator codes for MPTNKPAAQPAAKKKPQVTPSPERRRELLDTAAEVFAAQGYNATTVRKIADAAGMLAGSLYYHFDSKESMLDEILSAFLTELWDGYDAVLAAGLGPRETIEALVTESFREIDRHRAAVAIYQKESRTLSAQPRFHYLSDSQQKFEKAWLGTLERGVAAKVFRADLDIRLTYRFVRDTVWVAASWYRPGGQHSPDEIARQYLSMVLDGIALRPT; via the coding sequence GTGCCAACCAACAAGCCCGCGGCCCAGCCCGCAGCCAAGAAGAAGCCGCAGGTGACCCCCTCGCCCGAGCGGCGCCGCGAACTCCTCGACACCGCCGCCGAGGTCTTCGCCGCCCAGGGCTACAACGCCACCACCGTCCGCAAGATCGCCGACGCCGCCGGGATGCTCGCCGGCAGCCTCTACTACCACTTCGATTCCAAGGAATCGATGCTCGACGAGATCCTCTCGGCCTTCCTGACCGAGCTGTGGGACGGGTACGACGCCGTCCTCGCCGCCGGCCTCGGCCCCCGGGAGACCATCGAGGCCCTCGTCACCGAGTCCTTCCGCGAGATCGACCGGCACCGCGCGGCCGTCGCGATCTACCAGAAGGAATCCCGCACCCTCTCCGCCCAGCCCCGCTTCCACTACCTGTCCGACTCGCAGCAGAAGTTCGAGAAGGCCTGGCTGGGGACGCTGGAACGGGGGGTCGCCGCCAAGGTCTTCCGGGCCGACCTCGACATCCGCCTCACCTACCGCTTCGTGCGCGACACGGTCTGGGTGGCGGCCTCCTGGTACCGGCCGGGCGGACAGCACAGCCCCGACGAGATCGCCCGCCAGTACCTGTCGATGGTCCTGGACGGGATCGCCCTGCGCCCCACCTGA
- a CDS encoding acetyl-CoA C-acetyltransferase: MPEAYIVDAVRTPVGRRGGGLSAVHPADLGAHVLKELVERSGVDPAAVEDVVFGCLDTVGPQAGDIARTAWLAAGLPEEVPGVTVDRQCGSSQQAVHFAAQGVLSGTQDLVVAGGTQNMSMIPIAFASRQAAEPLGYTEGPYAGSAGWRARYGDAPVNQFHGAQLIAQKWGISRRDMEEYALGSHRRAVRAVDEGRFDREIAAYGDVTADEGPRRDTTLEKMAALRPVVEGGTITAAVSSQVSDGAAAMLLASERAVREHGLRPRARIHHLSVRGEDPIRMLSAPIPATAYALKKTGMSLADIDLVEINEAFAPVVLAWLKETGADPERVNVNGGAIALGHPLGATGVRLMTTLLHELERTGGRFGLQTMCEGGGQANVTIIERL, translated from the coding sequence ATGCCCGAGGCCTACATAGTCGACGCCGTGCGCACCCCCGTGGGGCGGCGCGGAGGCGGCCTGTCCGCCGTCCACCCGGCCGACCTCGGCGCACACGTCCTGAAGGAACTGGTCGAACGGTCCGGGGTGGACCCGGCCGCCGTGGAGGACGTGGTCTTCGGCTGCCTCGACACCGTCGGCCCGCAGGCCGGGGACATCGCCCGCACCGCATGGCTCGCCGCCGGCCTGCCCGAGGAGGTCCCCGGGGTCACCGTCGACCGCCAGTGCGGCTCCTCGCAGCAGGCGGTGCACTTCGCCGCGCAGGGCGTGCTCTCCGGCACCCAGGACCTCGTGGTCGCCGGCGGCACCCAGAACATGTCGATGATCCCGATCGCCTTCGCCTCGCGCCAGGCCGCCGAACCCCTCGGGTACACGGAGGGGCCGTACGCGGGATCCGCCGGCTGGCGCGCCCGGTACGGCGACGCCCCCGTCAACCAGTTCCACGGCGCCCAGCTGATCGCGCAGAAATGGGGGATCTCGCGCCGCGACATGGAGGAGTACGCGCTCGGCTCCCACCGCCGCGCCGTGCGCGCCGTCGACGAGGGCCGCTTCGACCGCGAGATCGCGGCCTACGGGGACGTGACCGCGGACGAGGGGCCGCGCCGGGACACCACCCTGGAGAAGATGGCGGCGCTCAGGCCCGTCGTCGAGGGCGGCACCATCACCGCCGCCGTCTCCTCCCAGGTCTCCGACGGCGCGGCGGCCATGCTGCTCGCCTCCGAGCGGGCGGTACGCGAACACGGCCTGCGGCCCCGGGCCCGCATCCACCACCTCTCCGTGCGCGGCGAGGACCCCATCCGCATGCTGTCCGCACCCATCCCGGCGACGGCGTACGCACTGAAGAAGACCGGCATGTCACTGGCCGACATCGACCTCGTGGAGATCAACGAGGCCTTCGCGCCGGTGGTGCTGGCCTGGCTGAAGGAGACCGGCGCCGACCCGGAACGCGTCAACGTCAACGGCGGCGCCATCGCCCTGGGCCACCCCCTGGGCGCGACCGGGGTCAGGCTGATGACCACCCTCCTGCACGAGCTGGAGCGCACCGGCGGCCGGTTCGGCCTCCAGACCATGTGCGAGGGCGGCGGCCAGGCCAACGTGACGATCATCGAACGCCTGTAG